A portion of the Pararge aegeria chromosome 10, ilParAegt1.1, whole genome shotgun sequence genome contains these proteins:
- the LOC120626832 gene encoding putative thiamine transporter SLC35F3, protein MARDGDVPTIFNPKRVRTPSVIITTDEVASDHGDVERERPNGPPTPLSPRAPLTPQSSVSSAPPLTTQPSLQQAYSESAGSSQDEDRRDRKNENSCCSKVAKKIYYGLCVTATIVAAWVTVTHCIKYMYLQNYSHTDSSMSTESSINNNFTSRIRTHHHFNAPFFTAWFCTNWLILFYPLYLIIMLIHKKCKSANTIVSDAFTDFKDKGFTFARFLSRCGLFCLLWVVTIYMYTYSLKILLSTDVVALFATNVSCVYLLSWVILHEQFVGVRIVAAILCDTGIALLAYMDGITGSSTLGGVVLAACAAAGFAIFKVLFRKVMGEVNTGQRALFFSILGIVNATLLWPVCLALYLTGSEQLPAHQMPWIPLLLASVALLVFHLVFQFGNLMTYNIFVSLGLITAVPISGTLDVILYGVEFEGMKLAGIILITVGFFLVMFPDNWPDYIMRLLRWSRRRQRGSENGGRSRDTVDYRTGYIRSHLRSPSGRVR, encoded by the exons ATGGCTAGGGATGGCGACGTGCCTACTATTTTTAATCCGAAGAGAGTGCGCACGCCTTCTGTGATAATAACTACGGACGAGGTGGCGAGTGACCATGGAGATGTTGAGAGGGAGCGCCCCAACGGGCCACCGACACCTCTGAGCCCACGGGCGCCTCTAACCCCTCAGAGTTCTGTGTCTTCAGCCCCTCCTTTGACAACACAGCCTTCACTCCAGCAGGCTTACAGTGAGTCTGCGGGCAGTAGTCAAGATGAAGACCGCCGTGATAGAAAAAACGAGAACTCCTGTTGCTCAAAGGTGGCCAAGAAG ATCTATTATGGCCTCTGTGTCACAGCGACCATTGTAGCAGCCTGGGTGACTGTGACTCACTGCATTAAGTACATGTACCTCCAGAACTATTCACACACAGACAGCTCAATGAGTACAGAGtctagtataaataataattttacttctaGGATTCGCACACAT cACCACTTCAATGCACCATTTTTTACCGCATGGTTCTGTACAAACTGGCTGATACTTTTTTACCCCCTCTACCTTATTATCATGCTCATTCACAAGAAGTGCAAGTCAGCGAACACTATTGTTTCTGACGCCTTCACAGACTTCAAGGATAAGGGATTTACATTTG CCCGCTTCCTGAGCCGCTGCGGACTGTTCTGCTTGCTTTGGGTCGTCACAATCTACATGTACACATACTCTCTGAAGATACTACTGTCAACAGACGTTGTGGCACTCTTTGCCACCAATGTCTCCTGCGTCTACTTACTCTCTTGGGTCATTCTGCATGAGCAATTTGTTGGTGTTCgg atagtggcggccatcttgtgcGATACTGGGATAGCGTTGTTGGCGTACATGGACGGTATCACTGGCAGCTCCACACTCGGTGGGGTCGTACTCGCTGCTTGCGCCGCCGCTGGCTTTGCTATATTTAAG GTGCTATTCAGAAAAGTGATGGGCGAGGTGAACACGGGCCAGCGCGCGTTGTTCTTCTCGATACTCGGTATCGTGAACGCGACGCTGCTGTGGCCCGTTTGCCTCGCGCTCTACCTCACGGGCTCGGAGCAACTGCCCGCGCATCAAATGCCGTGGATTCCCCTCCTGCTAGCCAGTGTTGCACTGCTCG ttttTCACTTGGTTTTCCAGTTCGGCAATCTCATGACGTACAATATATTTGTGTCTCTTGGACTTATAACTGCTGTTCCAATATCTggta CTCTGGACGTGATTCTGTACGGCGTGGAGTTTGAAGGAATGAAACTGGCCGGCATCATATTGATAACCGTCGGCTTCTTCCTCGTCATGTTCCCGGACAACTGGCCCGACTACATCATGAGACTGTTGAG ATGGAGCAGACGGCGGCAACGCGGTTCAGAGAACGGTGGGCGTAGTAGAGACACGGTGGACTACCGCACTGGCTACATCCGGTCGCATCTACGCTCGCCCTCCGGCCGCGTCAGGTGA